Within Aspergillus oryzae RIB40 DNA, chromosome 2, the genomic segment TGAATGGCTCGACTGTGGAGTATCGTCGGAAGCACTGCAAGTATCCCAAGCGCAATCGATATGTCGGGCCAGGTTCGTATACGGATGAGAACGCTTGGGAATGTGTATAGTTTATGTCTGTCAAACCTAAGATATACTTAAGCATTGCAGTCACGCTATACAGAGAATGCAATCCAAGCTACCATTACTAGACAAGTAGTATTATGGTAAAATAAGAGAGATCAATCAGTACGGCTATACATAATTTTAACTGAATATTTGGAATACATGATTATCGCGATGCAGAGGGTGAAGATACCAAAGCCATTCTTGTCTAACACGAATCACACAACTGCCAAATCATAGATCAGAACATACCGCGCCCCAGGAGTCCAACTAAGCACGTATAAGGTAACTCAAGTCTGGCACAACTTGACTCCCAAGCAAAACCTTTGCTGCTGCCAGATAAAGTGCGGTACTGAGGGCGGCAACACTCCCAAAGGCAGTAAGGAGACCCATATAGGACAGGACCTCAAGACCGGGCCTCTTAAACCTATAGGATTTCCGCTTCCCCTCGTGTGTAGTTCGGTTGAGGCTTGGGACGAATTTAAAGTCGAAGATTGTTTCCTTTCCGAGGCCGTGTTTTTCATCCATAAGACCCTTCCACATCATCCGACGGCGAGACTGTAGTTGAGATTCACGGTCAGTATCCTGCGGGGGCAATGGGAAATGGAGGAAGGGGTTCCATACTTCAAAAACATATTTCTCAATAAAGCCAATGTTTGGTAGTGCTTTGGCCTGTAACTTCACCGAAAGACAGTATCCCCACATCAGCATACGATAGTACAGACTCGTTTGCGGAATATGGAGCTCATCCGAAAGCTGATCGCCGTTCAGTAACCGGGCTAAGGCGTCCATGAATTCTTTCGAGGCATATGTAGGAGCGGTATTTTCCATTCCTATTACGATGTTCTTTGCAAGGATCCTTCCAGTATCGGTCGGGGCAAATTCATTGATGAGCAGAGACTCGGACCAGATTTTTGCCTTGGCTGCACTTTCAAAGGGCTCGGCTGGGGCGCCCATATACCAGGCTACCAGGCGCCATAAAGCGATGTAATCCTCCATTTCTTGGTTGCTGAGGTGTATCCCCTGACGCGGAAGCCCTAGCCAGATAACGGTGCTGCTATACGTATTGATAGTAGCAAAGGCGTCCAGGTCGTTGATGGGCAAGCCGTATTTTTGGACATCGTAGTAACTTGGGTCTCGCTCCACCAGGCTCATGATCTTGAGACGGACGGTTGAATGAAGGAGCCGGACTCGAACACACGCGAGATGCCCGGCTCCTCCTGGCTTCATGCTGTCCACAGAGCTGTTCACTTGGAATGCATGTTGGGCGGTCTCTAGTAGTCGGCGACGAACGACAGTGGCGCTGAACCCGCCAGTCCGTGATAATGTTTCTCCCACACGAATGGCTCCCCTATATGTTGCTGTGATTAGAGCGTGAACGCATTAAGTAGTAGGTAAACGAAACTAGAGAGAAAATCATACATTCCACCGAGTAAGCTATTATATGTGAGCTAAACGTGATAGAGTTAGCAGTGTCTCTCTCCAAGGTACAAGAGAGTCATACCGAGTTCATGATAGGAAGCATATATCGCCAATATACATCTTGGCCACGTTGAATCTGTGCCCAGTTCACCCACTCGGGAACCGTATTGATCTGGTTCCACAGTTCCTCGAGCTTCGGGTCTTTTTCACGATTCCCTGTCAAAAGTGCATATCGGTCTCGCTTGGAAACATTGCCACCTTCATCGTCGACAGGGGCAGGTAAGTCGTTCAAGATCTGATTGCACTCATCGGCAAGGCCATCGCAACTGTGAATCCAAGACTCGAACTCGCTCGCAGGGCGATGCTCATCAGTCCACTCGAAACTATAGTCCCAGTAGTGGTACTCGACTCGATTTCCTTTCGCGTTCTTGGTAGTAGACATTATTGCAAATTATAATATGGTACATGGTGCAAGACATCATGAAGTCCTACTATCGAAGAATAATATATACGATTTGCTGAGTATGGTGATTTCTATAAGTTAGCTCTCCGCGGACCGAGGTCGGCATAATTAAATACATCTTATGTCGGAAGCACGAGATATGGAAGTCCTCCTGAACAGTGAGACTCATGGTGTTGTATAACTAACTTGCAGATCATCAGGCCCCATGATTCTAGCTGGAAAAGTCAGGGTTTCACATGGCTTTAGTTACGTCAGATCGAGGTTCTTCTGCTAAGAAATAGAACAGCAGGACCCCGCTCTTAGGCTATAAGAATAGAAACTGAGTGAACACGATGCAGCATAAACGCTCTTCTATGCGCAACATAACTGCCCTTCCTATGCCGAATCCGGAATGGTAACCCTCCTCGGTCCGAAGATCACAGGCGGGGTAAAGCCCTACAAGCAAAGAGTCACCGTACAATACTACTATGCATATTTGCCTGTAGCCACAACGACAGGTAATACTTCTGACACGTGAATGCTAGTTGTGCGTTGTCACGGCTGAATCTCATTGAATGTGAATCAGGTGACCGCTgtacttcttttccacgTCGACACTATGCATGCCCGAAGTACAGCACAACAAATAATGAGAAGATACATTCTTCTGGTCTACCGTGCCTCGGCAAACATCATCTGACGAGCCAACGTTGCGGCCAGTTGGGAATCCCACAAGCCTTCTCGGTGCGGCCATGACTTCAGGACCTTCAGTGCTCTCTGGCGAACTCCCGGATTATCACATTTTgcgatgacgaagaacaGGGGTGCTATGGTACCTGTCTCCATCAGAAGTGTGGGACGGCGAGGTGTGCTTCGGGGTGCAATCTCCTTCAAACTGGTCGTGATGCTCTTCGCTTGATCGACAACATTATTGAAGCGTTCCGTGGAGATACTACGGATAGTTTCGCTACACTTTATCAAGCATATATCCGTAACGACGGAAAGCGCCGCATGATGCATACGTAGGATTGCCATGGCCCTTTGCTCCTTCGGCGTAAGACATCTGTGACGAAGGCTCGCCTCCTCAAAGCGATCCAGCGCCGCCGCAAAACCAGCCAGCTGCGCCTGCTGTTTCCTCTGCTCCGTACATAATACGCTATAGTTCGCGGATATCTCATCTGCAGAGAACGACTCACAGAGAGAACCAAACATGCAGAACTGAATGAAGATACGGTCACGGACGATCCACGCGTCCTGGATAGTCCGGAAATCATCAATTGCCGGTGCGCTTTCGACTTGGTGCGCGAACATTTCTAGATCCAGCCCGTCATGTAGTTTGGAGACTCCAAAATGTGCGCTTTGCAGGTCCAGGTGCATTATTGCAGCGGCGAAAGATGGATCTATCTGCCGCTCTAGGGCTAAAGAGGGATGGGCATGGTATAGGGAGCTATAATTCGGTCTTTGAGCATCGGCACCCAGCAGTTTAACTCCGTTTTGAAGATGAACGATCGCTAGGTCATACCGCCCACGAGTCAACTCGAAGACCACGAACAGTAAACAGCACACCAAGGCCATATTCTTCACGCTGGGGTCATTGGAGTTCATCCGGGAGATCAGATGCGTGACCGCTCGGTTGTACTGACCCAAAGCGAAGCGGTGGTAGCGATTCGTCATATCCTCGGGTAACACGGGTATACCAGTTGTTTCTACTAGCTGCTGCAAGGCGCTCACCGCGACGACCGCATGGCAGATGGCCGGCTCAGCGTGACTCATCTGGAGTGTAAGCCGTTCCCACATCTGGTGATCGAACCAGACATTTATCATCGGGATAGTAGAGCATTGGAAATATGAGAAACATCGCCTCTCGTCGGATGTTTGATCTGGGAGCACCAAGCGCATTTGATGGAGGCCGAGGGCTGTGCTGCTGGCGGGTCCTTTCTTTGAAGGCAGTCGATCAAGATCGTAGCCGTCACATTGGCGCCCAGTTGACTCACAGTTCAAGCACCTATCGGGTGATTCGTCGCATTTGACATGCCGTATTCTAGCCAAGGAAATTAGTGTACCGTCTGGAAGCTTCGGCGTTATCTACGAACCGGCATGTGCGGCATCCGGATTTTGACCTAGGAGCTCGGGCTATGCGCATCCTCTTAGGCGCACTCGAATCGGGCACGTCTCTCATTGCCGTTAGTATAATTGAGGAGACTTAAAGCCGACGGAAGCACACCCGCAGAGAGTGATGAGAGCGGAACAGGGGGAAAACCACGTAAGCTCCTTGTGGAGGGGCAATTATCGGCATTTACTGTAGCGGCTAAGTAAGCGATGTTGCATTAAATACCTCGTTATGGACTAGCTGACTCGCTAGTAGTTTGATGCTTGTTAGGGCACCGCAGGCCTTGGCAAATCGATTTTGGCATACATAAAGAATGCTGGTGTTGCAGCGTTTTGGGAGGTGAGGGTTACTaggaaaggaacaaagatCAGTCGTGCTTACTTGATTCTAAAAGGAAAGATCCTCTCGAGAGAACTCCTATCAAACTCGCATATATTCCAGAGACATCCGGGGGGGTTCGAGGGATATTCCGCCCCGTTTGCGCCGAGATTAATCGGATAAAATCTCATCCGATGCTCCATCTCTCCACAGTCTGTTCTTTGCTTACGGGATATTCCCCCGGATTTAACCCACATCAGTCCACATTATCCTGTAGGAAAGTACAGAGTTATGAGAGCTATGGCCCATGCCACGTTGTTTGCACCCGGACCTGGCATgcagtttttttttttttttttggtgaggttcttctctctcttccactaGAAATAATACTAGCAACATCTAGCCTAATGCCAATTCTCTACGGCATGCCGTCTAGCCAAGACTAATTAACATACCGAAGGCGTAGCCACGAAGCTTAATAGTGCAAAGAGGAATGATTCCCACACCTCGGCACGGGTGGACAATCCGAATAGATTTATCAGCCCTTACTTATCAGCCCCCACGGGGGTAAATAGCCGGGGATAACACCGTAACACGTCAGTGGGAAACTCTGGCTAAATTAGACCAGCGATCCTTACCGGAAATTGGAAAGCCTGCGGAGGTCGGAGCAGCAGTCGCAGGAGCTGCTCTGGCTCATGGATAAGAAGACAAAAGGCCGTTATGAGCCGGGATCCCAGGACCTTTTCCCCTGAGAGGGTTTCTGATCGGCATCTTTACGACGGTCGCGACTGTTTCCTTACTCAACTTCAACTCTATTCTCTACAGCAGCTACTCTCATATAGCCCTTTCGACCTCCATAGGGCAAGTTTTATACCGAATATCGACGACTCCTTCTTTGTATCGCCAATATGGCGGGTGGAATGGCCTCTCAAGGCATCTCTGCCAAGCGCGCAGAGCTTGCTGGAGGCAGAGTCGGATGGCGCGGGCTGGTCAGCAGCAAGAAAGCGTTTGGTATTGCGCTGTTCGCCTCGCTGGGTGGTTTGGTCTACGGATGTATGTACCGCCTGGTTCCAAAACACTTCGTGATGAGAAGATTAATCTCCTACAGATAACCAGGGAATGTTTGCCCAAATTCTTACCATGCGGTCCTTCATTGATGCGGTATGCGCGCAGTAGCCCTTTGCGCCCCATAACACCTGCTGATATGATACAGACCCAAGGATATGCAGAACACACAGGTACCGCTCAGGGTATGCTCACCTCCATTCTTGAGCTAGGTGCCTGGTTGGGAACACTCGCAAATGGATATTTGGCCGACGCGTTGGGTCGCCGTGTGACCGTGGTTGTGGCCGTGGTCGTGTTCTGTGTGGGAGTCATTGTTCAGGCGTGCACTACGAACCCAGACTTCGTTTATGCTGGTCGGTTCGTCACCGGTCTGGGAGTCGGTAACCTGAGTATGATTGTCCCGCTTTACAACGCCGAGCTGGTTTGTTGAATATAACTCCCATTCGGATGACGTTGTCTCACCTGAGCAGGCTCCTCCCGAAATCCGAGGATCTCTAGTCGCCGTTCAGCAATTGGCTATTACGTTCGGTATCATGGTCAGTTTCTGGGTAAGTACCATACTGCCCTTTCATCTCGTGGCTGAGCTAATTTGACAGATTGGATATGGCACAAACTTCATCGGCGGAACGGGAGAGGGTCAATCTATTGCCGCCTGGGAGATTCCGGTGTGCATCCAAATTCTTCCCGCG encodes:
- a CDS encoding uncharacterized protein (predicted protein), encoding MSTTKNAKGNRVEYHYWDYSFEWTDEHRPASEFESWIHSCDGLADECNQILNDLPAPVDDEGGNVSKRDRYALLTGNREKDPKLEELWNQINTVPEWVNWAQIQRGQDVYWRYMLPIMNSLTYNSLLGGMGAIRVGETLSRTGGFSATVVRRRLLETAQHAFQVNSSVDSMKPGGAGHLACVRVRLLHSTVRLKIMSLVERDPSYYDVQKYGLPINDLDAFATINTYSSTVIWLGLPRQGIHLSNQEMEDYIALWRLVAWYMGAPAEPFESAAKAKIWSESLLINEFAPTDTGRILAKNIVIGMENTAPTYASKEFMDALARLLNGDQLSDELHIPQTSLYYRMLMWGYCLSVKLQAKALPNIGFIEKYVFESRRRMMWKGLMDEKHGLGKETIFDFKFVPSLNRTTHEGKRKSYRFKRPGLEVLSYMGLLTAFGSVAALSTALYLAAAKVLLGSQVVPDLSYLIRA
- a CDS encoding uncharacterized protein (predicted protein) — its product is MHLDLQSAHFGVSKLHDGLDLEMFAHQVESAPAIDDFRTIQDAWIVRDRIFIQFCMFGSLCESFSADEISANYSVLCTEQRKQQAQLAGFAAALDRFEEASLRHRCLTPKEQRAMAILRMHHAALSVVTDICLIKCSETIRSISTERFNNVVDQAKSITTSLKEIAPRSTPRRPTLLMETGTIAPLFFVIAKCDNPGVRQRALKVLKSWPHREGLWDSQLAATLARQMMFAEAR